TAACGGGGCTAAGCCAGTCACCGAAGCTGCGGATATTGTTCTGTGATTTATCACAGATATATATGGTAGGAGAGCGTTCTGTAAGCCTGCGAAGGTGTCTTGTAAAGGATGCTGGAGGTATCAGAAGTGCGAATGCTGACATGAGTAGCGATAATGGGGGTGAAAAGCCTCCACGCCGTAAGCCCAAGGTTTCCTGTTCAACGTTCATCGGAGCAGGGTGAGTCGGCCCCTAAGGCGAGGCAGAGATGCGTAGCTGATGGGAAGCAGGTTAATATTCCTGCACCGTCGTATGATGCGATGGGGGGACGGATCGCGGAAGGTTGTCCAACTGTTGGAATAGTTGGTTTTTGGCTCATAGAAGGCGCTTAGGCAAATCCGGGCGCGGAATTCAAGGGGTTGAGACGAGTGAACTTGTTCACGAAGCAATCGGAAGTGGTTCCAAGAAAAGCCTCTAAGCTTCAGTCATACGAGACCGTACCGCAAACCGACACAGGTGGGCGAGATGAGTATTCTAAGGCGCTTGAGAGAACTCGGGAGAAGGAACTCGGCAAATTGGTACCGTAACTTCGGGAAAAGGTACGCCCCGGTAGCTTGACTGGTTTACTCCAGAAGGGTGAAAGGGTTGCAATAAACTGGTGGCTGCGACTGTTTAATAAAAACACAGCACTCTGCAAACACGAAAGTGGACGTATAGGGTGTGACGCCTGCCCGGTGCTGGAAGATTAAATGATGGGGTGCAAGCTCTTGATTGAAGTCCCAGTAAACGGCGGCCGTAACTATAACGGTCCTAAGGTAGCGAAATTCCTTGTCGGGTAAGTTCCGACCTGCACGAATGGCGTAACGATGGCCACACTGTCTCCTCCCGAGACTCAGCGAAGTTGAAATGTTTGTGATGATGCAATCTACCCGCGGCTAGACGGAAAGACCCCATGAACCTTTACTGTAGCTTTGCATTGGACTTTGAACCAATCTGTGTAGGATAGGTGGGAGGCTTTGAAGCGGGGACGCTAGTTCTCGTGGAGCCAACCTTGAAATACCACCCTGGTTTGTTTGAGGTTCTAACCTTGGTCCGTTATCCGGATCGGGGACAGTGCATGGTAGGCAGTTTGACTGGGGCGGTCTCCTCCTAAAGTGTAACGGAGGAGTTCGAAGGTACGCTAGATACGGTCGGACATCGTGTTGATAGTGCAATGGCATAAGCGTGCTTAACTGCGAGACTGACAAGTCGAGCAGGTACGAAAGTAGGACATAGTGATCCGGTGGTTCTGTATGGAAGGGCCATCGCTCAACGGATAAAAGGTACTCTGGGGATAACAGGCTGATTCCTCCCAAGAGTTCATATCGACGGGGGAGTTTGGCACCTCGATGTCGGCTCATCACATCCTGGGGCTGTAGCCGGTCCCAAGGGTATGGCTGTTCGCCATTTAAAGTGGTACGTGAGCTGGGTTTAAAACGTCGTGAGACAGTTTGGTCCCTATCTGCCGTGGGCGTTGGAAATTTGAAGGGGGCTGCTCCTAGTACGAGAGGACCGGAGTGGACGTATCTCTGGTGTACCGGTTGTCACGCCAGTGGCATTGCCGGGTAGCTAAATACGGAAGAGATAACCGCTGAAAGCATCTAAGCGGGAAACTTGCCTTGAGATGAGATTTCCCAGAGCCTTGAGCTCTTTGAAGGGTCGTTCGAGACCAGGACGTTGATAGGCTGGGTGTGGAAGTGCAGTAATGCATTAAGCTAACCAGTACTAATTGCCCGTACGGCTTGTCCCTATAACCTTAGCAGGTACAGAGGATAAGACGGTACAACGTTGCGTGTTTGTTGATACTACCAGTCATTACCCCAATCTTTGCTTCTTCCAGATTCAGGCTTTGTCGCTCCATTGAGGACAAATGCCAGTACAAGTTATGCCTGATGACCATAGCAAGTTGGTCCCACCCCTTCCCATCCCGAACAGGACCGTGAAACAACTTTGCGCCGATGATAGTGCTGCAACCAGTGTGAAAGTAGGTTATCGTCAGGCTTGTTATACGCAGTAAGAGAAAAACCCGTCAAGAAATTGGCGGGTTTTTTTTCGTCTGGTGGTTTGTCGGCTTACGCGCTGCGCGCTAAACCGACCTACGTCCATTTGATGCCGGGTAGCCGGTAGGTCGGATTAACGTGAAACAACCGTAGTGATGGCAAAGACTGCCCCCTCGCCAGCAATATATTGCAGCGATGCAAGAAAGTGATAGTGTAATTCTCGTCATCTTGCCAAGCGTCACCCCTGACGCCTCTAACTCGACCGGCGGGAATTACATGTTTCATTATATGGGGTGGCGGAAAATCCGCCATGACCGTTAGCGTAGCGTAATCCGACAACATTGTTGGCGTCGTGGCATCAGCTACCGCGATAAGTCGAATACGACCATGGCGACACCACCAGCGGCACATGGTAATTCTCATCCGTATGCGCAATGCCAAATGAAAGCGTTACCAGGTCGATGAAGCGGGGCGAGGGCAGTTCCACGCCTTGGGCGGCGAAATAGTCGCCTGCGTTGAATACCAGTTCGTACTGGCCCGCCTTCATGCTGTCGCCTTCCAGCAAGGGCGTGCTGCAACGGCCGTCGCTGTTCGTCATATCCATCTTCAATAACACTTTGCCTTCCGGCGCGACGGAAAACAGCGCCACCTTGACGCCGGCTCCCGGCCTGCCGTGGGCGATATCGAGTACATGCGTGCTGAGTTTTCCCATTTGCTATCCTGTATATAGGGTGAGTGAATGTGCTTATCGTGTAAATCATATACCGGCGACTGCGCCTGGCTATATGATTGGGCATATAGCCAACATTGTCCTCCTATAGGCGCGCCTCC
Above is a genomic segment from Janthinobacterium sp. 64 containing:
- the uraH gene encoding hydroxyisourate hydrolase translates to MGKLSTHVLDIAHGRPGAGVKVALFSVAPEGKVLLKMDMTNSDGRCSTPLLEGDSMKAGQYELVFNAGDYFAAQGVELPSPRFIDLVTLSFGIAHTDENYHVPLVVSPWSYSTYRGS